A window of Acropora muricata isolate sample 2 chromosome 3, ASM3666990v1, whole genome shotgun sequence contains these coding sequences:
- the LOC136912295 gene encoding uncharacterized protein, whose protein sequence is MYHYAITCDVEKMFHQFIVPKSDRNYLRFLWWPNGDTELPPKEYRMKVHLFGATSSPGCASYALKHLANQERVTYPTAAHFIIHDFYVGDGLIRVESREEAKELIEEAREVCRRGGLRLHKFIANDRSVMESIPKSEQASDINWDLPSEPLSIDRVLGVQWFVGVDSFGFSIVLKDQPLTRRGVLSTVASIYDPLGFLAPLVLKAKKILQEVCQKNVSWDSPLPDELRPRWEQWKADLLKLQNLRIPRCFIPKKMGKRRSYELHHFADASTFGYGNCSYLRIKDENNQVNVALVVGKSRVAPTKITTIPRLELTAALVSAKVGTKIREELCYPNLTEFLWTDSKVVLGYIKNEAKRFHTFVANRVQEIKIRTKIEQWRYIDTKNNPADHAFRGRTAEELVKSNWFSGPSFLWEKEIPYNKEESPVLQIGDPEVKATLFTTVKKQDEFSLVNCISKFSDWQKAVAVVIYLRRLIQRNKPTSIHRTLRETQEAEFAIFKAVQRCTFREEIKILCSKGGNHKLAKNSPLIRLDPFLDEYGILRVGGRLQKASFPFEQRHPVILPKAHHVTALIIDRYHKKVKHQGRGITMNKIRSNRIWVLSLSSALSSRILKCLNCRRQRRPLEDQKMANLPLDRIEPSPPFTYCGMDCFGPFMIKEGRREMKKYAVIFTIMNSRAVHIEVLDDMTTDAFLNFLRCFIAMRGPVHQLRSDRGSNFVGARSELAAATKEMNANKIASHLRDHDCGFLLNPPYSSHRGVVWNGRLKPSEVF, encoded by the coding sequence ATGTATCATTACGCCATCACTTGTGATGTGGAAAAAATGTTCCACCAATTTATCGTGCCTAAAAGCGATCGAAACTATCTGCGCTTCCTTTGGTGGCCCAATGGAGACACCGAGTTACCACCCAAAGAGTATAGGATGAAGGTTCACCTCTTCGGAGCCACATCATCACCAGGATGTGCAAGTTACGCACTTAAGCACCTGGCCAACCAAGAACGAGTGACGTACCCTACAGCAGCTCACTTTATCATCCATGACTTCTATGTAGGCGATGGCTTAATAAGGGTAGAGTCTAGAGAGGAAGCAAAGGAACTCATCGAAGAAGCTCGAGAAGTATGTAGAAGAGGAGGCCTTCGATTACATAAGTTTATCGCCAACGATCGCTCGGTGATGGAATCCATTCCGAAAAGTGAACAGGCAAGCGATATCAACTGGGATCTACCTTCCGAGCCGCTTTCGATAGACAGAGTCCTTGGAGTGCAGTGGTTTGTTGGGGTAGACAGCTTTGGATTCTCTATCGTCTTAAAGGATCAGCCCCTAACAAGAAGAGGTGTACTATCAACGGTTGCATCCATTTATGATCCTCTTGGATTTCTGGCCCCATTGGTGTTAAAGGCTAAGAAAATCCTTCAAGAAGTCTGTCAAAAGAACGTTAGTTGGGACAGTCCTTTGCCAGATGAACTACGCCCAAGGTGGGAGCAGTGGAAGGCAGATCTCCTGAAGCTCCAAAACTTAAGAATACCAAGATGTTTTATTCCCAAGAAGATGGGCAAACGACGTAGCTACGAGTTACACCATTTTGCAGATGCAAGCACGTTTGGTTATGGTAACTGCTCTTACCTAAGAATCAAGGACGAGAATAATCAAGTGAATGTAGCATTGGTCGTTGGGAAGTCACGAGTAGCGCCCACAAAGATAACGACGATTCCGAGGTTGGAATTAACAGCTGCGTTGGTCTCAGCAAAGGTGGGAACGAAGATCCGAGAAGAGTTATGTTATCCCAATTTAACAGAGTTCCTTTGGACTGATTCCAAAGTGGTTTTGGGGTACATTAAAAACGAAGCGAAAAGATTTCACACCTTTGTCGCTAACAGAGTGCAAGAGATCAAGATACGAACTAAAATAGAGCAGTGGCGTTACATTGACACCAAGAATAACCCAGCCGACCATGCTTTCAGAGGAAGAACCGCTGAAGAACTCGTGAAATCCAATTGGTTCAGCGGACCAAGTTTCCTATGGGAAAAGGAGATCCCAtacaacaaagaagaaagtcCGGTTCTACAAATTGGAGATCCAGAGGTTAAGGCAACCTTATTCACTACCGTGAAGAAACAAGATGAATTCAGTCTGGTCAATTGTATATCAAAATTTTCTGACTGGCAAAAAGCAGTTGCAGTCGTTATTTACTTAAGACGGCTCATTCAAAGGAACAAGCCAACCAGCATACACAGAACGCTCAGAGAAACACAAGAAGCCGAATTCGCAATTTTTAAAGCCGTGCAACGCTGTACCTTTAGAGAAGAAATCAAAATTCTATGTTCCAAAGGAGGAAATCACAAGCTCGCCAAGAACAGTCCTTTAATAAGACTAGATCCTTTCCTCGACGAATACGGCATCTTGAGAGTGGGTGGAAGATTACAAAAAGCATCTTTTCCCTTTGAACAGAGACATCCTGTCATCTTACCGAAAGCTCACCACGTCACCGCACTAATCATTGATCGCTACCACAAGAAAGTGAAGCACCAAGGAAGAGGAATAACCATGAATAAAATCCGTTCGAATAGAATATGGGTCCTTTCTTTATCTTCTGCACTTTCTTCGCGTATTCTCAAATGCTTAAACTGCAGACGTCAAAGACGACCGCTTGAAGATCAAAAGATGGCTAATCTTCCATTGGATAGAATTGAACCATCACCCCCTTTCACATACTGCGGTATGGACTGCTTCGGACCGTTCATGATTAAGGAAGGCAGAAGAGAAATGAAGAAGTACGCAGTTATCTTTACTATCATGAATTCCCGCGCCGTACATATCGAAGTCTTGGATGATATGACAACAGATGCGTTCCTAAACTTCTTAAGATGTTTCATAGCCATGAGAGGGCCAGTACATCAGCTACGATCAGATCGAGGATCCAACTTCGTTGGTGCAAGAAGCGAACTTGCGGCTGCCACTAAAGAAATGAACGCGAACAAGATTGCTTCACACCTACGTGATCACGACTGCGGGTTTCTCCTTAATCCTCCTTATTCAAGTCATCGTGGTGTAGTATGGAACGGCAGATTAAAACCATCAGAAGTATTTTAG